CAGAGAACAGAACTATGGAGACAGTATGAGGTACAGCAGAGCCATCAAAGAATCAGTCTTGAAAAAAGTCTTACCCCCTGAGAAGCGGAGTATCCGTGAGGTAGCCCTGGAATACGGCATAAACGATCAGACCATCCGAAACTGGATAGAGCAGGTAAATAACGGTATACTGAACCTGGATGCAGAGTTAGGACCTGCCGCTCTGGGCAACAGAGAAAAGTTTCAGCTTGTACTTGAAGCGGCC
This portion of the Sediminispirochaeta bajacaliforniensis DSM 16054 genome encodes:
- a CDS encoding transposase, with product MRYSRAIKESVLKKVLPPEKRSIREVALEYGINDQTIRNWIEQVNNGILNLDAELGPAALGNREKFQLVLEAA